The following proteins are encoded in a genomic region of Maribacter hydrothermalis:
- a CDS encoding M28 family peptidase, producing the protein MLRNIYVLFFTTFLMSLNAQTSIIGFTPEQTNKQLQLEKSFEEKLNAANLDEWMQKMAAKPHWVGTEFGEENAKWIKSQFESWGYDAKIETYHILFPYPTERVLELTGPTQYKAKLTAVPVEGDPFTAQGDALLPSYNAFSIDGDVEAELVFVNYGIPKDYEELEKLGISVEGKIVIAKYQGSWRGIKPKLAAEKGAIGCIIYSDPEDDGYGPGDVYPKGAYKNKTGVQRGSVMDMPTYPGDVLTPGYGATKDAKRLDRKDAPTITKIPVLPISYEDALPLLSALEGTVAPDSWRGGLPITYHIGPGPAKVHLKLAFDWKLVPAHNVIATLKGSEFPDQWVMRGNHHDAWVHGANDPISGMVALMEEARAIGELAKKGQKPKRTLVFCAWDAEEPGLIGSTEWVEDHKKELQEKVVAYINTDGNGRGFLGAGGSHSLQAMVSEVANTVEDPQTKVSVKERRIAANMVNGGDESFELYALGSGSDYTPFIQHAGIAALNLGFGGENGGGEYHTIYDTYPHYKRFKDPDFAYGVALANTAGLITLRLANADVIPLNFSQWHTTVSGYLTEIINETEQMRKDVLKHNKMVANKSFQLAADPTKNVKSPVKKDLIPYIDFSSLQNELVLLNETISEFEKINTATLTGKMKIELNKNLMKAEHMLTSEKGLPRRPWFKHQIYAPGFYTGYGVKTLPGVREAIEQKDWKEAQEQIETLTTTFHNFNTFLMEMNNSIK; encoded by the coding sequence ATGTTACGAAATATTTACGTGCTATTCTTTACAACATTTTTAATGTCATTGAATGCTCAAACCTCAATTATAGGTTTTACTCCAGAACAAACCAACAAACAATTACAACTTGAAAAGAGCTTTGAAGAAAAATTAAATGCAGCCAACTTAGATGAGTGGATGCAAAAAATGGCAGCTAAACCTCACTGGGTGGGTACGGAATTCGGAGAAGAAAATGCTAAATGGATAAAAAGTCAATTCGAATCTTGGGGCTATGATGCTAAAATAGAAACCTATCACATCCTTTTCCCTTATCCTACTGAACGAGTTTTAGAGCTAACTGGTCCTACTCAGTATAAAGCAAAACTTACCGCCGTACCTGTAGAAGGTGACCCTTTTACCGCTCAAGGTGACGCACTATTACCAAGTTATAACGCATTTTCAATTGACGGTGATGTTGAAGCTGAATTGGTATTTGTTAATTATGGTATTCCTAAAGATTATGAAGAATTAGAAAAATTAGGCATCAGCGTTGAAGGAAAAATAGTTATTGCTAAATACCAAGGTTCGTGGAGAGGTATTAAGCCAAAGTTGGCTGCTGAAAAAGGAGCTATTGGTTGTATTATATACTCTGACCCAGAAGATGACGGCTATGGTCCAGGCGATGTCTACCCTAAAGGAGCATATAAAAATAAAACGGGAGTACAAAGAGGTTCTGTTATGGATATGCCCACCTACCCAGGTGATGTTTTAACTCCTGGTTATGGTGCTACAAAAGATGCAAAAAGGTTAGATAGAAAAGATGCGCCTACTATTACTAAAATTCCCGTTCTACCAATATCCTATGAAGATGCGCTTCCCCTTTTATCAGCATTGGAAGGTACAGTTGCGCCAGATTCTTGGAGGGGAGGATTACCAATTACCTACCATATTGGCCCTGGTCCTGCAAAAGTACATTTAAAACTTGCTTTTGATTGGAAACTGGTACCTGCACATAATGTTATTGCCACTTTAAAAGGTTCTGAATTTCCAGACCAATGGGTTATGAGAGGTAATCATCACGATGCATGGGTTCATGGTGCTAATGACCCTATTAGTGGTATGGTTGCCCTTATGGAAGAAGCTCGTGCTATTGGTGAACTTGCCAAAAAAGGGCAGAAACCAAAACGAACATTGGTATTCTGCGCATGGGATGCTGAAGAACCAGGCCTTATTGGTTCTACAGAATGGGTAGAAGACCATAAAAAAGAATTACAAGAAAAAGTAGTAGCCTATATAAATACAGATGGCAACGGTCGTGGATTTTTAGGTGCCGGCGGATCTCATTCTTTACAAGCCATGGTTAGTGAAGTTGCTAATACCGTAGAAGATCCACAAACAAAAGTATCTGTAAAAGAGAGAAGAATTGCTGCAAATATGGTTAATGGTGGGGATGAATCTTTTGAATTGTACGCTTTAGGCTCAGGCTCAGATTACACCCCTTTTATTCAGCATGCCGGTATTGCGGCTTTGAATTTAGGCTTTGGTGGCGAAAATGGTGGTGGTGAATACCATACCATTTATGATACCTACCCACACTACAAAAGATTTAAAGACCCTGATTTTGCCTATGGTGTGGCATTGGCCAATACTGCAGGTCTTATAACTTTACGCTTAGCAAATGCTGATGTAATTCCATTAAATTTCTCGCAGTGGCACACTACGGTTTCTGGCTATTTAACTGAGATAATAAATGAGACCGAGCAAATGCGAAAAGATGTTCTTAAACACAACAAAATGGTCGCCAACAAATCTTTTCAATTAGCAGCAGACCCTACTAAAAATGTTAAGAGCCCTGTAAAAAAAGACCTTATACCTTATATTGATTTTTCTTCTTTACAGAATGAATTAGTTTTACTAAATGAAACTATTTCGGAATTTGAGAAAATAAATACGGCAACCTTAACTGGCAAAATGAAGATTGAATTGAACAAAAATCTAATGAAAGCCGAGCATATGCTTACTTCTGAAAAAGGTTTACCTAGAAGACCTTGGTTTAAGCATCAAATATATGCACCAGGTTTTTATACCGGTTATGGGGTTAAAACTTTACCTGGAGTTAGAGAAGCCATTGAGCAAAAAGATTGGAAAGAAGCACAAGAACAAATTGAAACATTAACTACTACATTCCATAATTTCAATACTTTTCTTATGGAAATGAACAATAGTATTAAATAA
- a CDS encoding DUF58 domain-containing protein has product MLKRVFGNIYFQKRIFLVLTGIIVCFLLSYIFENFTFIIKLFFYLFVVITLVDILLLFLSKGTITADRIVPDKLSNGDENKIEVKVSNQYLFTGNITIIDELPFQFQKRDLNFQSTLKAGEQKLFSYTVRPVERGVYSFGNLNIFATSPIGFIARKYTFNKNKEVPVYPSFLQLRKYDLLAFNNRLLEHGIKKIRRIGHTMEFEQIKEYIQGDDIRNINWKATAKRSLLMVNQFQDEKSQPIYSVIDKGRVMKMPFNELSLLDYAINASLVISNIALKKNDKAGIFAFSNRIENRVVAERRSSQMNLILETLYNLKTNFVESDFSRLYIDTKRNLPQRSLLLLYTNFETLDALHRQLPYLQAIAKQHLLVVIFFENTELITYTKEKPETTLEIFEQTIAEKFIYEKQLVVNELRKYGIQTILTKPEDLTINTINKYLEIKAKGLL; this is encoded by the coding sequence ATGTTGAAAAGAGTATTCGGAAATATATACTTTCAAAAGCGCATTTTTCTAGTTCTTACTGGAATAATTGTTTGCTTCCTCCTATCCTATATATTCGAGAATTTTACTTTCATAATAAAGCTGTTTTTCTATCTATTTGTAGTAATTACTCTTGTAGACATACTACTTCTATTTTTATCTAAAGGTACTATTACAGCCGATAGAATTGTTCCTGACAAACTTTCTAACGGTGATGAAAATAAGATTGAAGTTAAGGTAAGTAATCAATATTTATTTACCGGCAACATTACTATTATCGATGAACTCCCTTTTCAATTTCAAAAAAGAGATTTAAATTTTCAAAGCACCTTAAAAGCTGGGGAACAAAAATTATTCTCTTACACTGTAAGACCAGTTGAAAGAGGAGTTTATAGCTTTGGCAATTTAAATATTTTCGCAACTTCACCAATTGGATTCATAGCTCGTAAATATACTTTCAATAAAAATAAAGAAGTACCTGTTTATCCTTCATTCTTACAACTTAGAAAATATGACCTTTTAGCCTTTAACAATAGGCTTTTAGAACACGGTATTAAAAAAATACGTCGTATTGGTCATACCATGGAATTTGAGCAAATTAAAGAATATATACAAGGGGATGATATTAGGAACATCAACTGGAAAGCTACAGCGAAAAGAAGTCTGCTTATGGTTAATCAGTTTCAAGATGAAAAATCACAACCAATTTATTCGGTTATTGATAAAGGTCGTGTAATGAAAATGCCATTTAACGAACTTAGCCTTTTGGACTATGCCATAAATGCGTCATTAGTAATCAGTAACATAGCGCTTAAAAAAAATGATAAGGCCGGCATCTTTGCTTTTAGTAATAGAATAGAAAATAGAGTAGTTGCCGAGCGTAGAAGTTCGCAAATGAACCTAATTTTAGAAACACTATACAATCTTAAAACAAATTTTGTTGAAAGTGATTTTAGTAGATTGTACATTGACACTAAGAGAAACTTACCTCAACGCAGTCTACTCTTACTTTACACAAATTTCGAAACTTTAGATGCGCTTCACCGTCAATTACCTTACTTACAAGCAATTGCAAAACAACATTTGTTAGTAGTTATTTTCTTTGAAAATACAGAACTAATAACCTACACTAAAGAAAAACCGGAAACTACATTAGAAATTTTTGAACAAACTATTGCTGAAAAATTCATTTATGAAAAGCAATTGGTCGTAAATGAATTACGTAAGTATGGAATACAAACCATACTTACCAAACCAGAAGATTTGACCATAAATACAATTAATAAATATTTGGAAATTAAAGCTAAAGGACTCCTATAA
- a CDS encoding 3-keto-disaccharide hydrolase — protein sequence MSILKTTLTILFFVCINTNILVAQEGHPLEGKWNITIDQEGEKLPSWLEIRHSGNNTLIGRFTYAFGSARPVAEIEKHGDLFSFEIPPQWEPGAANMEFEGKIVGGGLEGTMIYVDGKTYNWTATKSPMLPYYDNQKEGKTVKLFNGKNLNGWIMKEGNQWAVIDGILTSSKSGVNLISEEKFQDFKLHAEFRYPEDSNSGLYLRGRYEVQIADNIGLEASSIYFGGIYGLLTPNENAALKAGEWQTYDITLIGRRITIVANGKTVISNQNIEAMTGGALDNNEAAPGPIMIQGDHGPVEFRKLEITPLSKG from the coding sequence ATGAGCATTTTAAAAACAACGTTAACTATTTTATTTTTTGTGTGCATTAATACAAATATATTAGTTGCACAAGAAGGTCATCCATTAGAAGGGAAATGGAATATAACGATAGACCAGGAAGGAGAAAAATTGCCGTCTTGGTTAGAAATAAGACATTCTGGCAACAATACTTTAATAGGAAGATTTACTTATGCATTTGGGAGTGCTAGGCCAGTAGCTGAAATAGAAAAACATGGAGATTTGTTTTCATTTGAAATTCCGCCACAGTGGGAGCCCGGAGCGGCAAATATGGAGTTCGAGGGTAAAATTGTTGGTGGCGGACTAGAGGGAACCATGATTTATGTTGATGGGAAAACCTATAATTGGACAGCAACAAAATCACCAATGCTTCCTTATTATGACAACCAAAAAGAAGGTAAGACTGTTAAGCTTTTTAATGGTAAAAATTTAAATGGCTGGATAATGAAGGAGGGTAATCAATGGGCGGTAATAGATGGTATTTTAACAAGTTCTAAGTCGGGCGTTAATTTAATTTCAGAAGAAAAGTTTCAAGATTTTAAATTACATGCCGAATTTCGCTACCCAGAAGATAGTAATAGTGGCCTTTATTTAAGAGGACGTTACGAAGTACAAATTGCAGATAACATTGGATTGGAAGCGTCGTCTATTTACTTTGGAGGAATATATGGGCTACTGACACCTAATGAAAATGCCGCTTTAAAAGCGGGTGAGTGGCAAACGTATGATATTACTTTAATAGGTAGGAGAATTACAATTGTAGCCAATGGTAAAACGGTTATATCAAACCAAAATATAGAAGCAATGACAGGCGGGGCCCTTGATAATAATGAGGCAGCACCTGGTCCAATTATGATTCAAGGGGATCATGGTCCGGTTGAATTTAGAAAATTAGAAATTACACCTTTGTCTAAAGGATAA
- a CDS encoding pirin family protein — translation MEIISILLEDDLLHIDDMGNSTVIKAGDIQVMSAGTGVSHSEFNKNQDKDVKFLQIWIIPNKKNVAPRYDQVSIKDLETTNSLTQILSPNKNEKRVRIHQIAWFHLGNYEVIKQIFTH, via the coding sequence ATGGAAATAATTTCTATACTTTTAGAAGATGACCTCCTGCATATAGATGACATGGGCAACTCTACTGTCATAAAAGCTGGTGATATACAGGTTATGAGTGCTGGTACCGGAGTTTCTCATAGTGAGTTTAATAAGAATCAAGACAAGGATGTTAAGTTTCTTCAAATTTGGATTATTCCCAATAAGAAAAATGTAGCACCTAGATATGATCAGGTTTCAATTAAGGATTTAGAAACAACCAATAGCCTTACTCAAATACTATCGCCAAACAAAAACGAAAAAAGAGTTAGGATTCACCAAATTGCCTGGTTTCATTTAGGTAATTACGAAGTTATCAAACAGATATTTACACATTAA
- a CDS encoding Gfo/Idh/MocA family protein: MKQAFLILVLTFLSFIAKAQETAVKLGVVGLTHGHVGWILGRESKTDINMVGIVEPNKVLAKKLSTEFGFSMDLVFDTMDEMIKHVKPDAVAAFGNIKNHLNVVEICAPKGIHVMVEKPLATTFEDALKIQSLSEKYKIHVLTNYETSWYQTNVKANDLLNNGAIGVLRKVIIRDGHKGPKKIGVSNEFLEWLTDPELNGGGAITDFGCYGAN; encoded by the coding sequence ATGAAGCAGGCTTTTCTAATTCTTGTATTGACATTTTTATCTTTTATTGCCAAGGCTCAAGAAACTGCTGTAAAATTAGGGGTCGTTGGACTTACTCATGGTCATGTTGGATGGATTCTTGGTAGAGAATCTAAAACAGATATCAACATGGTAGGTATTGTTGAGCCCAACAAGGTATTAGCAAAAAAACTTTCAACCGAATTCGGCTTTTCTATGGATCTCGTTTTTGATACTATGGATGAAATGATAAAACATGTAAAACCAGATGCCGTTGCTGCATTCGGAAACATAAAAAATCATTTAAATGTTGTTGAAATATGTGCTCCCAAAGGAATTCATGTAATGGTAGAAAAGCCTTTAGCCACTACATTCGAAGATGCTTTAAAAATACAATCTTTGTCAGAGAAATATAAAATACATGTTTTAACTAATTATGAAACTTCTTGGTACCAAACTAATGTAAAAGCAAATGATTTATTAAATAATGGGGCTATTGGAGTATTAAGAAAGGTAATTATAAGAGATGGGCACAAAGGCCCAAAAAAGATAGGTGTATCCAACGAATTTTTAGAATGGCTAACAGACCCAGAATTAAATGGCGGCGGCGCCATTACCGATTTTGGTTGCTATGGTGCAAATTAG
- a CDS encoding Gfo/Idh/MocA family protein, whose product MTWINKGKRPNSVTAVTQQLQPENNPNVDDDATIILTYDNEMAILQPSWNWPIGRKDMELYGTKGAIYSDNPTQLRLRISKGYSDYTEETFLLGEREEPFNDPFAVFAAVITGKLKLEPFNVYALENNIITMEILQAAIISSKTKKTILLK is encoded by the coding sequence ATGACATGGATAAACAAAGGAAAACGACCTAATAGCGTTACCGCAGTAACACAACAATTACAGCCTGAAAACAACCCTAACGTTGACGATGATGCCACTATTATACTAACTTATGATAATGAAATGGCAATTTTACAACCGTCTTGGAACTGGCCTATCGGGAGAAAAGATATGGAACTCTATGGTACAAAAGGAGCTATATATTCTGACAACCCTACACAATTAAGACTAAGAATTTCAAAAGGTTATAGCGACTATACAGAAGAAACATTTCTTTTAGGAGAACGTGAAGAACCATTCAATGATCCGTTTGCCGTTTTTGCAGCCGTAATTACCGGCAAATTGAAATTAGAGCCATTTAATGTATACGCATTAGAAAATAACATAATTACAATGGAAATACTGCAAGCAGCCATTATAAGTTCGAAAACAAAGAAGACTATTCTTCTTAAGTAA
- a CDS encoding DUF4350 domain-containing protein produces the protein MGRRSKIILGFLVAVLIGIIVTEITRPRPLNWRPSYTADSKIPFGCHVLFNELPSIFPNSKIESVDESVYDVLINRDSSQLSNFLFINNFISFDEQETNKLLSYVSAGNHVFIATNGLQGKLADTLNIEIEQHYEIKEDSLNASFTNQNLPKIKFKFERGADPTYFTSIDTSKTTILGHIQFKESTFLADQSITINERPNFIKTAFGKGSFIINTLPVAFTNYYVLGENKEYVESSFSYLNDATIFWDDYKKSGRTVINSPLRFILAQPSLKWSYYLLVFGLLLFVIFKAKREQRIIPVIKPLENSSVEFAKTVGSLYHQNRDFTNLNNKKIIYFLTYLRNRLYVNTTNLDENLITQVAAKAGKTIEETKSLIDLIVGLKNKPLHTEQDTIKLTKKINTFKQSYGRSYSR, from the coding sequence TTGGGACGTCGTTCAAAAATAATTCTTGGTTTTTTAGTTGCGGTACTCATAGGTATAATCGTAACAGAAATTACGCGTCCAAGACCATTAAACTGGAGACCTTCTTATACCGCTGATTCAAAAATTCCTTTTGGATGCCATGTACTTTTTAACGAGCTTCCGTCTATATTCCCGAATAGTAAAATTGAATCGGTTGATGAAAGTGTTTATGATGTGCTAATCAATAGAGACTCTTCCCAACTATCGAATTTCTTATTCATAAATAACTTTATTTCGTTCGATGAGCAAGAAACCAATAAGTTGTTAAGCTATGTTTCTGCCGGTAACCATGTTTTTATTGCTACTAATGGTCTTCAAGGAAAACTTGCAGATACTTTAAATATTGAAATTGAACAGCATTATGAAATAAAGGAAGATTCGCTAAATGCTTCCTTTACAAACCAAAACCTACCTAAAATTAAATTTAAATTTGAAAGAGGTGCCGACCCAACTTATTTTACTAGTATAGATACGAGTAAAACGACAATTTTAGGTCATATTCAGTTTAAGGAAAGTACTTTTTTAGCTGATCAATCTATAACAATAAATGAACGCCCCAACTTCATTAAAACCGCTTTTGGAAAAGGTAGTTTTATTATTAACACCTTACCTGTAGCATTCACGAATTATTATGTACTAGGAGAAAATAAAGAATACGTAGAAAGTAGTTTTTCGTACCTAAATGACGCTACTATTTTTTGGGATGACTATAAAAAATCTGGAAGAACAGTCATAAACTCACCTTTACGTTTTATACTTGCTCAACCTTCTTTAAAATGGAGTTATTACTTACTAGTCTTTGGATTATTGCTTTTTGTAATCTTTAAGGCAAAGAGAGAACAACGAATTATTCCTGTTATAAAACCTTTAGAAAATTCATCGGTTGAATTTGCTAAAACAGTTGGCTCATTATATCATCAAAACAGAGATTTTACAAACTTAAACAACAAAAAGATTATCTACTTTTTAACCTATTTAAGAAATAGGCTTTATGTAAACACAACCAATTTAGACGAAAATTTAATTACACAAGTAGCCGCAAAAGCCGGAAAAACGATAGAAGAAACCAAAAGTTTGATAGATTTAATAGTAGGTCTTAAAAATAAACCTTTACATACAGAACAAGACACTATAAAGCTTACAAAAAAAATAAACACATTTAAACAGTCTTATGGAAGATCATACTCAAGATGA
- a CDS encoding sensor histidine kinase yields MNTKPKYNIFEKGKLLNDFGIITFISMLCSTMVFVVTAIMFTYVEQIIALLIAVGYGFGFLLNRLRFNKATRLYMTIYPPTTFMVIILLIGGFFGQALGFATMVFLAFIGYRNNPKLRILFISYDILAFILPTIYISFYGPLLGVIDVPYDEILVFIACLAWLSLTFRMYDENKTRNYTNTLEKNNTALIESEFNLKQTQLVLQNQNNKLAVLNNELNLKNKHIEEFTFIVTHDLRGPLNNINIIAKELQTQHLLNDYTNTPSFLSHLENSSTRLTDLVNGLLKYAEIGNSSQMERINVNDLIENVLIDMSEQIKTNNASISIGEMPSLIARANDIRMLFQNLIHNALKFTSSDKKPSIRIHSVKLPCFYEFSVEDNGIGIPKEELNNVFNAFHRLHNQSEFEGSGIGLYGCKKIIDHHQGKIWIESTENIGSTFFFTISTDLVEHKTIASHT; encoded by the coding sequence TTGAATACAAAACCAAAATATAACATATTCGAAAAAGGTAAATTATTAAATGATTTTGGAATCATAACCTTTATTTCAATGCTCTGTTCTACTATGGTATTTGTCGTAACGGCAATTATGTTTACCTACGTTGAACAGATAATAGCATTGCTTATTGCTGTTGGTTACGGATTTGGTTTTTTATTAAATAGATTAAGATTCAACAAAGCAACAAGGTTGTATATGACTATATATCCGCCTACTACTTTTATGGTAATTATACTATTAATAGGTGGTTTTTTTGGTCAAGCTTTAGGTTTTGCAACTATGGTGTTTTTAGCATTTATAGGATACAGGAATAACCCCAAATTAAGAATTTTATTTATTTCTTATGATATTTTGGCCTTTATTTTACCTACCATATATATATCATTTTATGGACCTCTTTTAGGAGTTATAGATGTGCCATACGATGAAATTCTTGTTTTTATTGCGTGTTTAGCATGGCTCTCCCTCACTTTTAGAATGTATGACGAAAACAAAACCCGTAACTACACCAACACTTTAGAAAAGAACAATACGGCTCTTATCGAAAGTGAATTTAACCTAAAGCAAACTCAACTTGTACTTCAAAATCAAAACAATAAACTTGCGGTCCTCAATAACGAATTAAATTTAAAAAACAAACATATTGAAGAATTCACCTTTATTGTTACACATGACCTTAGAGGCCCTTTAAACAACATTAATATTATTGCCAAGGAATTACAAACACAGCATTTATTAAACGATTACACAAATACTCCTAGTTTTTTATCACACTTAGAGAATAGTTCTACTCGATTAACCGATTTGGTTAATGGTCTTTTAAAATATGCTGAAATAGGAAATTCTAGCCAAATGGAAAGAATAAACGTAAATGACCTAATAGAAAACGTTTTAATTGATATGTCTGAACAAATAAAAACCAATAATGCAAGCATCTCTATCGGTGAAATGCCTAGTCTAATTGCTAGGGCGAATGACATTAGGATGCTTTTTCAGAATTTGATTCATAATGCTTTAAAATTTACTTCGTCAGACAAAAAACCGTCTATTCGTATCCATTCTGTTAAACTACCTTGCTTTTATGAATTTAGTGTAGAAGACAATGGTATAGGAATTCCCAAAGAGGAATTAAACAACGTTTTTAATGCCTTTCATAGATTACATAACCAATCTGAATTTGAAGGCTCGGGTATAGGGCTCTACGGTTGTAAAAAAATAATTGATCACCACCAAGGTAAAATATGGATTGAATCTACGGAAAACATAGGCAGTACATTTTTCTTTACAATTAGTACAGATTTAGTAGAACATAAAACGATTGCATCGCATACTTAA
- a CDS encoding putative signal transducing protein, producing the protein MDSTYKKVFGGNSIVARRIELLLKDNSIEPILKDESESARLAGFGTPLPDLIQIFVHKDEEIKALALINQLHKK; encoded by the coding sequence ATGGATTCCACATATAAAAAAGTCTTCGGAGGTAATAGTATTGTAGCACGTAGAATTGAACTTTTATTAAAGGACAATTCTATTGAACCTATTCTTAAAGATGAAAGTGAATCTGCCAGGTTGGCTGGTTTTGGAACTCCGCTTCCCGATTTAATTCAAATATTCGTTCACAAAGACGAAGAGATTAAAGCGCTAGCCTTAATCAACCAGTTACATAAAAAATAA
- a CDS encoding AAA family ATPase — MEDHTQDENNLEFNSRIDLSKLQESVAKVKFELGKVIIGQQEMIELLVVSILANGHSLIEGVPGVAKTVTAKLLAKTMNVDFSRIQFTPDLMPSDILGTSIFNVKNSEFEFKKGPIFSNIVLIDEINRAPAKTQAALFEAMAERQITIDGNEFEMQPPFLVFATQNPVEQEGTYRLPEAQLDRFLFKIKVHYPTLEEEIQILENKHQQKNTDVEALIDSVLSAEQIATYQKVIKDIIVEDNLLKYIAAIVNNTRTNANLYLGASPRASIAILDASKAVAAINGRDFITPDDIKKVVSPILCHRIILTPEREMEGYTAEKMVSDLIQTIEIPR, encoded by the coding sequence ATGGAAGATCATACTCAAGATGAAAATAACTTAGAATTTAACTCCAGAATAGACCTTTCCAAATTGCAGGAATCTGTAGCTAAAGTAAAGTTCGAATTAGGAAAAGTTATCATTGGCCAACAAGAAATGATTGAATTATTAGTAGTTTCAATCTTAGCAAACGGTCATTCTTTAATAGAAGGTGTACCCGGTGTTGCAAAAACTGTCACCGCAAAATTATTGGCAAAGACCATGAATGTAGACTTTAGTAGAATACAGTTTACACCAGATTTAATGCCTAGCGATATTTTGGGAACATCTATTTTTAATGTAAAAAATTCTGAGTTCGAATTTAAAAAAGGTCCTATATTTTCTAATATTGTACTTATTGATGAGATAAACAGAGCACCGGCAAAAACACAAGCCGCACTTTTTGAAGCAATGGCAGAACGGCAAATAACTATTGATGGCAACGAATTTGAAATGCAACCACCATTCTTAGTTTTTGCAACTCAAAATCCCGTAGAACAAGAAGGTACTTATAGGCTTCCTGAAGCACAACTAGACCGTTTTCTTTTCAAAATTAAGGTGCACTACCCTACTCTTGAAGAAGAAATACAAATTCTAGAAAACAAGCACCAGCAAAAAAATACTGATGTTGAAGCCTTAATTGATTCTGTCTTATCAGCAGAACAAATAGCAACATACCAAAAGGTAATTAAAGATATTATTGTTGAAGATAATTTGCTAAAATACATTGCGGCGATAGTTAACAATACAAGAACAAATGCTAATCTTTATTTAGGAGCATCCCCTAGAGCATCAATTGCTATTTTAGACGCTTCTAAAGCTGTTGCGGCAATTAACGGTAGAGATTTTATTACCCCAGATGACATTAAAAAAGTGGTAAGCCCAATTTTATGCCACCGTATAATACTTACTCCGGAACGTGAGATGGAAGGGTATACCGCAGAAAAAATGGTTTCAGATTTAATACAGACTATAGAAATTCCAAGATAA